From a region of the Mytilus galloprovincialis chromosome 3, xbMytGall1.hap1.1, whole genome shotgun sequence genome:
- the LOC143066700 gene encoding uncharacterized protein LOC143066700 codes for MSEPISDALLSGPENSSDFEDPDSHNEVRNVFEREDLQPFFKQLVKVGVSEALQEHDVRVKRLERQIGDKNMKIMELELQKSILEGRLRDLTGTIEENQHKIQKKIDRLNKEIDEKKTEVTVLKKELKREKKLSEERDTKLAQLEKDKDQLKAEKDRLKAEKQQALSQRNNAIRKLNDLKQK; via the exons ATGTCCGAACCAATTTCAGATGCTTTATTAAGTG GACCAGAAAATTCTTCAGACTTTGAGGATCCAGATTCGCACAATGAAGTTAGAAATGTATTCGAAAG GGAAGACCTTCAACCGTTCTTCAAACAGTTAGTGAAGGTTGGTGTTTCAGAGGCACTCCAAGAACACGATGTCAGAGTAAAAAGATTAGAAAGACAAATTGGCGACAAAAATATGAAGATCATGGAATTAGAACTCCAAAAGTCAATTTTAGAAGGTCGACTTAGAGATTTAACAGGCACAATTGAAGAAAACCagcacaaaatacaaaaaaagattgATAGGTTAAATAAAGAAATTGATGAAAAGAAAACAGAAGTGACAGTCCTTAAAAAAGAGTTGAAGAGAGAGAAAAAGTTGTCCGAGGAAAGAGATACCAAGTTGGCACAATTGGAGAAGGACAAAGATCAATTAAAGGCAGAAAAAGATCGATTAAAAGCAGAAAAACAACAAGCTCTTTCACAAAGAAACAATGCAATTAGAAAACTAAACGACC